The genomic interval CAAGCATCCCGACTTCGACAACGTGTGGCTCGCGGGTCTGGGGACGGCCGAGTCGTTCAAGCAGGGGCCGGTGCTCGGCGAATACATCGCCAAGCGCGTCCTGGAGATCGAGGACGATCCGGAACTGGCCGAACAGTTCAGGTTCTCGCTCGAGGCGCCCGAAGGCCGGGAGCCGGGGCCGGACCCGGAGGATCTGGGCGGGTGACCGCGCGACGGTTTCTGCCGACCTCTGTTCTTGCCTCGATCGCCGGCGCGGCCGCGGTCGCGGGCTGCTACGGTCCGCTGCGACTCACGCCTTCGGATCACGCCATGGTCCTCGCCGAGCAGTCGCTGGACGCCGACCACCCCGCCCTCCCCGGGCCCTATCGCGTCTCGCGCCTCTACTACGGGAGCGGCACGGACCAGCGCCGGCCCGAGTACCGGGACTCCGTGTCGATCGTGACCGAGACGGTCGACGCCTCGAAGCTCGTCTCTCTCGGCGGATCCGCGAGCGAACGAAACGGCTACTGGGGCTTCACGCCGAAGGAATTCCCGATCAACGGACGCGCATGGTATCCCGAGGGCGAGGGTCCCTTCCCGCTGGTCCTCATCGTGCACGGGAACCACGACATGAGGGACTTCTCCGACCCCGGGTACGGCTATCTCGGCGAACTGCTCGCCAGCCGGGGCTACGTGTTCGCTTCCGTCGACATGAATTTCATCAACGGCGGCATCCGCAACGAGAACGACGGGCGGGGGTGGTTCCTCCTCAAGCACATCGACGCCTTCAAGGAATTCGCGGCGGACGAATCCACCCCGTTCCACGGCAAGATCGACTTCGACCGCATCGCCCTCATCGGTCATTCCCGCGGGGGCGAAGCGGTCGGGCATGCGGCGGCGTTCAACCGGCTGTCCCGGTATCCGGACGACGCTTCCCTGGAGTTCGACTTCAACCACGGGATCCGCGCGATCATCGCCATCGCGCCCGTCGATGGACAGTACCTTCCCACGGGACGCTTCGTGCCGGTCGAGAATATCAATTATATGGTATTCCACGGCTCTCACGACGGTGACGTGACGAGCTTTCACGGCTTGCGCCTCTATAATCGCCTGTCCTTCACGGACGGTGGCGACTACTTCAAGACGGCCATCTACATGTACCGGGCCAATCACGGACAGTGGAATACAGTCTGGGGGAACAAGGACAATGGCCCGCGGAGCGCGCGGCGCCTCGACTTGCGGGGTCTCATAGACGGCGAAGCGCAGCGGGAGTTCGGGAAGATCTACATCTCCGCCTTTCTCGAGACCACGCTGCGCGACCGTCCCGACTATATGCCGATGTTCCGGGACCATCGCACGATCGGCGGCTGGCTCCCCGAGACGATGTACATCACGCAGTTCGAGTCGAGCGGCTTCCGGGCGCTCGCGTCGTTCGAAGAGGACATCGACCTCACCACGGGTACGGCGCCGGGCGTGACGCTGGAGGGAGATTCACTCGGCACGTGGCGCGAGAACCTCCTCGACCTGCGCTCGCGGAACCGGCCCACGACGTCGAG from Candidatus Palauibacter australiensis carries:
- a CDS encoding FAD-dependent oxidoreductase, with product PDHRGFRVRVGGQAGDDPDTSDRWVPLEAHERPREVLARYFPDMAGAPINETRACHYCFGPSRNFLIDKHPDFDNVWLAGLGTAESFKQGPVLGEYIAKRVLEIEDDPELAEQFRFSLEAPEGREPGPDPEDLGG